AGAAGACGCTTCAATTTTCATCGATGACTCGGGCAATTTAACCGTTCAGCAAATGCGGGGAAAAGCCAGGCGGCTCAAGGCCGAACATGGGCTTGATCTGCTCATCATCGATTATTTACAACTCATGGAAGGCCGTCGTGACTCCGAGTCTCGTCAGCAGGAAATTTCAGATATTTCCCGTTCCTTAAAAGCTCTGGCCAAGGAGTTGGATATTCCAGTGATTGCTTTATCACAGCTCAGCCGCGCCGTCGAGAACCGAAAACCGCCGGTGCCTGTTCTTGCTGATCTTCGGGAATCCGGCGCCATCGAACAAGATGCTGATGTGGTCATGTTCATTTACCGAGAAGAAGTGTATGATCCAGATACGGAGGAAAAAGGGGTTGCCCAAATCCTCGTTCGGAAACATCGAAATGGCCCCATTGGCGAGCCGAGGTTGCATTTTCATGAGCGATATGCTGCCTTTAGAGATCTTGAAGAGCATCGACAAGTCACTTAGGGAGGGTGTGGAAGTTTTTGGTGGTGCTGTACTTTGTGCGAATAATAAAAGGATAGTATGATACGAATATGTCTGGCTCTTCTCCTATGATGAGACGCGAGTGTGCTCGCCATGACCGATGTCATGTGACGTCATGGACACGTGTCTCGTTAGTATTCCTGGCCGCTCCTCTGCTTATCCTGTCTTGTGGTACCGCCCCACAAGGGAGTCTCCAAACGCCTGACGCGACTCCGGTTCAAACGTCTGCACCGATTCACCCTCAGGCCTACTATTATTTCTTGCGTGGCTACTTAAATGAATTAGCCAATGATCCCGATCAGGCGATTATTGAATATCACAAAGGGTTACGCGTTGACCCGGATTCCGTCTATCTTAGGATACGAATCGCGAGGCTCTATTTTTCCAACAGTGAAATGTCCAAAGCCGTTGAGATGGCTGACAGTATTTCAACCTCGAACGTGACGGACCATTCCGAGCTTTTCGATCTTGCGAAGATTTATGCGGGAACGGGCCATTCGGAGAAAGCTCTTGACTTGTTTGACCGTGTGATCGAAGCCGCCCCAGACCAAGAGAAGGGATACCTCTCCAAGGGGATGCTTCTATTGGGGTTAAAGCGAACAGGCGAAGCCCAAGCGGTCTTGCAAGAAGCGATCGCCAACGTTCCCCGCTCGTCCTCTGCCTATTATTACTTGGGTGTTGCGGTGCACGAAGATGGCAAAACGGCGGACGCCACACAATACTTTGAAAAGGCCATAGAATTACAACCAGATTTTCGCCGAGCCTATCAGGGCTTAGGAACGCTCTATGAGAGACAGCAGCAGCTTGAGCATGCCAGCCGGGTGTACGGACGTTATTTGGAGGAGGTGAACCCGCATGACAAGGAGTTTCGCCTGCAATTGGTGAAGCTCCATCTTGAGACGCAGGCGTACGCCGATGCCTTGAAACAATTGGAGCTGATCATCAAAGATTATCCGGGTGATTTGAATGCCCAAGTCCGCGTGGCCCTTGTGTACGGTGAAATGGGGGATTACCAACAGGCTATCGATAGGTTGACAGGTATTTTGAAAGCTCGTCCCAATGAACTCCGGGTGCGTGATTATTTAGGCTTGATGTATGAAGAAATGAAAGATTATGACCAGGCCGCAGAGATTTATCGTGAAAATTTGCGATTGAACCCCGATTTTTACGATAGCATCTTGCACTTGGGGTTTTTGTCCTATCGTCAGAAACAATTTTCAGAAGCCATCACTCGCTTGGAACATGCGAAGGCCATTCATCCTAAGCGTTCAGAGTCCTATTTGCTCTTGGGCCTTACCTATCTCCAGCAGGAGCAGTATGTGTCGGCTATCAAAGAGTTTGAAGAGGGCATTCAACAGGACCCCACCAATGCCGACCTTCATTTCAACCTGGGGACCGTCTACGATAAGTTGAACAGATTTGATGACGTCGTTCTGGAAATGGAACGCACGTTGACCTTGGAACCCGAGCATGCTGACGCTCTGAATTACCTGGGGTACAGTTATGCCGACCGAGGAGTGAAAATTGAGCAAGCCGTCGAGTTGACAAGACGCGCGGTCAAATTAAGACCGAACAACGGCTATTATATCGATAGTCTTGGATGGGCCCTGTTCAAGGTCGGTCGAAGTGAGGAAGCTCTCGCGACGATTCATCGTGCATTGTCCTTCGTTTCAGATGATCCCGTCATTTTTGAACATCTCGGAGAGATCCATCTCCAACGACAAGAACTGGAAAAAGCTCAAAAGGCCTGGTCTCGATCGATTGAGCTGGACTCATCCAATGAACGGTTGATCCAACGTTTTCGAGATCATGGATTTGGAGAGCCCACTCTTCTTCATACGCCCGAAGCCGAATTACCCAAAGTCAGCCATAGTACTTCCGAACATTCCGTTTCCCCGTAAAGATTACATGTTTCTGGTACGCCTTTCTGTGTGAGGGGTGATTTTATAGGGACGACGGCTGGTGAGAGAGGGAACTGCGATTTTGGGGCCTTAAAACGAGCATCAGCGGATTAAGGCAGGCTTTCTGTCTGCCGACAAGTACCATACAGAAAAAACAGGGCTAATGGGTCTTGCTTCTCAACAGGAGAGGCATGGACAGAAGTAGAACAATCATGCACAATGAACACTGGTATTGGCAGTGTCGTCAATCCTGGCGTCTGCGCAATCTACCCAGTGTCGTCTTACGTCGGAGTCTCATTATGAACAGGAACATCGCGCGAAATGCACGTGGGTTTAGTCTTACGGAGTTGATGATCGTTGTGGCGATTATCGGTATATTGGCCACGATTGCCATTCCAAAGTTTATGACCTATCAAGCCAAGGCCAAGCAAACCGAAGCCAAGAATAATCTCGTGGCGATTCACACGGGTCAAATCGCGTATTTCGCCGAAAATAATGGTTATATCGATGATTTTAACGCGATCGGGTTTGCGGTCAGTGGATCCTCTCAACGGTACTATTACGAACTTGGCAGAGCCAACATGGGCACCCTTCCTCCTGGTTGTACAGCTTCGACGCTTGATCAAGCGTCGTCAAACGCATTCGTTGCGGTAGCGATCGGCAATATCGATGGAGATGCAACGTGTGATGTTTGGACTATTAACCAGGAAAAAGTTCTGACCAACGTCACGAATGATGTTTCATCGTAACGCAATTCAGATCCAACGCTGACAATCAGGCGCTTCGCGGCCCATGACGGCAACCAGAGAGTTTCACGATGTGTGTACATTA
The genomic region above belongs to Nitrospirales bacterium and contains:
- a CDS encoding tetratricopeptide repeat protein; amino-acid sequence: MSGSSPMMRRECARHDRCHVTSWTRVSLVFLAAPLLILSCGTAPQGSLQTPDATPVQTSAPIHPQAYYYFLRGYLNELANDPDQAIIEYHKGLRVDPDSVYLRIRIARLYFSNSEMSKAVEMADSISTSNVTDHSELFDLAKIYAGTGHSEKALDLFDRVIEAAPDQEKGYLSKGMLLLGLKRTGEAQAVLQEAIANVPRSSSAYYYLGVAVHEDGKTADATQYFEKAIELQPDFRRAYQGLGTLYERQQQLEHASRVYGRYLEEVNPHDKEFRLQLVKLHLETQAYADALKQLELIIKDYPGDLNAQVRVALVYGEMGDYQQAIDRLTGILKARPNELRVRDYLGLMYEEMKDYDQAAEIYRENLRLNPDFYDSILHLGFLSYRQKQFSEAITRLEHAKAIHPKRSESYLLLGLTYLQQEQYVSAIKEFEEGIQQDPTNADLHFNLGTVYDKLNRFDDVVLEMERTLTLEPEHADALNYLGYSYADRGVKIEQAVELTRRAVKLRPNNGYYIDSLGWALFKVGRSEEALATIHRALSFVSDDPVIFEHLGEIHLQRQELEKAQKAWSRSIELDSSNERLIQRFRDHGFGEPTLLHTPEAELPKVSHSTSEHSVSP